In Strix uralensis isolate ZFMK-TIS-50842 chromosome 10, bStrUra1, whole genome shotgun sequence, a single window of DNA contains:
- the UQCC5 gene encoding ubiquinol-cytochrome c reductase complex assembly factor 5: MLVSKRVRRLLQLVPGKKRFGVYRFLPFFFLLGGAMEWFMINVRIGKETFYDVYRRKRSERQYEARMEKNEF, translated from the exons ATGCTGGTGAGCAAGAGGGTGAGGCGCCTCTTGCAGctggtgcctgggaagaagcgCTTCGGCGTGTACAGGTTCCtgcccttcttcttcctcctcgggGGAGCGATGGAGTGGTTCATGATTAACGTCCGCATCGGCAAGGAGACCTTTT ATGATGTTTACCGCAGGAAACGATCTGAAAGACAGTATGAGGCaaggatggaaaaaaatgaattttag